The Bdellovibrionota bacterium genome segment GAACGTTGACCTTGAAATGACCGTCGTTCCGCAGCGAAAGAGAAAAGAGATCGTTGATCGATTTACCTAAAGGATCGTCGCCGTCCGCCAAGACGAAAGGGAGGATTCCGATCTGTCCGTACTTGGTTTCCTCCACGTCCGGGGCGTACACGGTCTTTTCACCGATCTTTTCGGCGGGCGTCATGGACCTTTCGGCCGGAGGGGATTGCCATCGCTCGAACGAGCGAATGTTTTTCGCTTCGACCCAACCGATGCCGACGGTATCGGTCGGCGACTTCGTGATCCGAACCCAGCCCTTTTTGGGGTTTTGCGGATGCTCCACGATATAGACGGAGTCCCCCACGTTAAGCCGCTCCGGAAGGAGCGACCCGTCGTCCGCCGTCACGTCGACGTTCATCGCCGTGATGACGCCCGGGACCACGGTCGGTTCGTCCGCAAAAACCTGACTCGCGGAAAATCCAACCCAAACGACGAGGAGTGAAAAAACGAACCTCACTGCTGCTGCCATTCCAGCGATTCTCCCTCTTTTCGTTTGTGCGAGACGATCACGTCTCGAATGAATTCGGCATTGTACGGAACGTCCCGGCCCAGCACGCGACGATGGCACTTGTCGCACGTGCGGCCGATGTTCTCCGCGATCTGAGGGCTCTTGATCATTTCAAAATGCCCTTCTTCCTTGTCTTCCGCCCAGGGATTCCCCAGATGGCAAGTGTCGCAGCGATAATTGTGTTTTCTCGCGATCGGTTGTTGGAAGAGATGACAGGGAAGACAAACGCGCTCGCTCCCCCACAATTTCTCCGCCGTTTCTTTGTCCTTGGCCGTCTGAGACTTGATACATCCACCCACCAGGAGGGCCGCCGTAAAAAAGATAAAAAGACCCAAGGTTTCAAACAGTTTCCGCGTGCTCATCTCTGCCGCTACGTTACCTTTGGCTTATCTGGATTGCAAACCTCCTTGGCGGTTTCCGGCAATCTCATTACGATCCCGGCATGGCGGATACTTTCTTGATCACCGGTTCGTCGGGTTACGTCGGGTCCCATTTCGTCAAATTCTTTGCCCAAGCCGGGCGCCGCGTGGTGGGATTGGATTTGGTTCCGCCACCCTCGCTTCTTACACCTTATCTTGCGTCTCACGCCGTGGCCGACATGGCCGACGAAAGAGCCGTTGAACGGCTTTGCGGATCCAATCGCGTCACCGCCGTCATCCATTGCGCGGCCAAATGCCTCGTGGGCGAATCGGTCGAAAGGCCCGACCTCTATATGGACCACAATTTTGCGCGAGCGCGGAAATTGGCCGAGGCCATCGAGCGGTCCGGCGTCGGAACATTTCTTTTTTCATCCACGGCCGCCGTCTATGGGGAACCGAAATCCACTCCTATATTGGATTCCCATCCCCGCAAGCCGATCAATCCGTATGGAGAAAGCAAACGACGGTTCGAGGATCATTTGATCGAACGAGAAAAAACGGGGGGACTTCATGTCGGCATTTTTCGGTATTTCAACGCCGCCGGGGCCGACCCGGGAAAGGAGCTGGGGGAAAGTCACGATCCCGAGACTCATTTGATTCCGAACGCGATTCGAACCGCTCTCGGCTTGCGGACGTCCTTCGATCTCTTCGGCACGGATTACCCGACGCGGGACGGAACTTGCGAGAGAGATTTCATCCACGTGTGGGATCTGGCCGACGCCCACCTCCGTTTGGTCGACCGTATGAAAGGCGGAGGCGCGGGCGGCGTCTACAATCTCGGCACCGGACGGGGGTTTACGGTGAAAGAAGTTCTCGACGAAATCGACCGCCAAGCAAAAACAAAGCTGTCCCGGCGGATGCGGCCCCGCCGCCCGGGGGACCCCGCCGTCCTGGTCGCCGATCCGTCCAAAGCAAAAAAAGAACTCGGCTGGACGCCGAAATTTTCGGACCTTTCGACCATCGTCTCATCCGCGCTGTCCTGGCACCGCTCATCCGGAGACTCCTGACGTCATAACGAATGCTACCCCTCGCTTCAACGTTTGAGAAGAATCTGTAAATCGGCCTCGTCTTGGGGGCGGCCCGTTCGTTTCGAACGAATTAAATCGTTCAGCCCCAAATAAGGAACCCGAACGCCCAGAATCTTTCCGACCTTTCGGTTCCGTTTGGCTTTTTCGTACGTAATCCTCCATGCGGAGGTCGATAACTTTCGTGGCTCGAACCGAGCCGTGCAGGTTAGCGGCGACTCCACCCACCAATATGTAAGCCACCCGGTAACGATTCAAAAGTTCACACAAACGGAGAACGCGATTATCGGTACCAAGGGTTTTTTTGGGCACGTTTCCACCGCTGGTACTCATCGAAGGAATCGAAGGACTTGGCAAAAGGGTGAAAACGGAACGGCGTTAACTCCTTGAATTGCCGGAACAGTTGTTCCGCCTCAATCAAACGTTGAACGATTGCGTCGCTCTTTCGCTGATTGCGAAGTGTTTTCTGTCCCGCTTTCATAACGCCATTACTAACGCGAACAACCCTCCGGTCCGAACGCCGCCTTTCCAACTAAATCTTCGTCCCTCGGTTGACGAAAGCCGGATCGTTGTACGTGACTTCCGGTTTGCCCGAAACGATGTGATTGACGGCTTCCACCCCTTGCATGAACGAATGGTCTTGGTTGGACACTTCGTATTTCCAGGCCCCAAAACGCCCGCGAGAATAAACCCCCTTCTTCATCAGTCGGCCCTGGATGTCCTTCAAAACGCCGTCCCGCTTCAGGAAGGGAATGGGATATCCGTGCGCGGCGCGAAACTTCCAGGTGCTCACGACTTGAGAGCGATTCTGAATCAGCTTCGTGTTGAGAAGTCCCTGGATCGTATCCTCGATCAGGCGATCTTGTGAAACCGGCTTGTGGTTTGACTCCGACGTTTCCGTCATGAGCGACCAGTAGCGCCGGATGTCCGGCACGTTATTCGGACTGTAATTCGAAAAGAGGGTCACGCGATAAAACGGGCAATTGGATTCCGGAAAATACATCCAACATTTTTCCGCCAGATGATCGGGGCACTCCCCTTTAAGTCCGACGCCTACGATGTTCGACGTCGAATAGATCATCTGACGGGCTGATTTCATGAGAGCGCCCTCCCCGGTCAGCCGCGAGAGTTCATCCATCGGAATCGTCGAGAGGAGATGGTCGTACGAAATCTCTTCTCCCGATCGAAGTTCGATTTCACGGCGATCGAGATCGACCCGCGTCACTTCGGTCTTAAACCGTATTTGGCCGTCGGGAATCTTCTTCACCAGCGCCCGCCAGACCGCTCCGGTACCGCCGAACTTGGGAAATCGGAAGGTGTTGTTGGGTCCCCAGCTGACGTCGTCCCTCCGCAGCCGGATATTCTCCTTCACGCGATCCACGTCCGCCACGGACACCCGCTCCCCGATCCATTGGTAATCCAACGTTTCCGGTGGATACGCCCACACTTTGAAGTTGTAGGGGAAGAGAAACAGATCCGCGATTCCCTGACCGAAGGCAGTTAGGATCCACTCCCGAAAATTCTTGGGTCTTTTAGCGCTCTTTGCGTTCTTTGCGTTCCGGGCCGCTTTTTCAAGGCCGGCCAGGCAGCGGTCTCGCGAAGCCTCCGTCAAATACCGAATGTTGTTTTGAAAAGGATACGGAACGAACGTGTCCTCGATCCAAACGTACGATCTCCGCTCGTGATAAAGCCAGCCGTCCGGGCCGAGCGCTTCCTCCATCGCTTGATCGAAACGATGGTAGTGCGAAAACTGAACATGGCCGCCGACATCCCACGTAAACCCCTTCTCATCGACGAACGAAGAGGCCAGTCCCCCGGCGTGGTCGCTCGCCTCCAATACAAGGAAATCGTTCCGCTTGAGTTCTTGAAGCCGAAGCGCGGCTCCGATTCCCGTCGGTCCCGCGCCCAGAATGAGAATCCTGCCCGCCACGCGTCACCCCGCCCGTGCCGCCGGCCGAAATTCCACGCAAAACCGCCGGAGCTGACGAAACGCCCGCGCGCACGATTTCGCAAGCTTCCAAGGTTTAAGAACCGTCTGCCCGGTTTTCCGCGGGAGATGCCGAACACCGATTTCAGTGATTTTGACGCCCAGACGATGCGCACCGATGGCGAGCAAAATGGACGGGGCGAACGTGTCGCCGGGGATGGCGAGCAAGATCTTCCCCAGCAGATCCCTTCGGATCAACTTGAACGGGATATTGATGTCATGAACGCGAATGCCGGTGAGAATAAAGCCGATCCACCGAAGGGTCCGCGAAAGCAATAGGCGATGCCAAGGATCGTCACGGTGCATGCGAATTCCCATAACGTACGGCGATCGATCTCGAACGCCCCATAGTTTCCAAAAGTCCTCCGGCACGAACTGATTGTCGCTGTCGGTGTGGAAAATCCATTCTCCCCGGGCGGAACGATATCCATTCAAGAGCGCCGGACCATGGCCCCGGTTTTCCTGTGTGAGAACCCTTAGCTCGCCGAATCGCGACTCCATCCGATGAAGGATCTCCGCCGTCCGATCCTTCGATCCGTCGTTGACCACCACCATCTCAAAATCGCGGAGCCGCTTTTGAATCTCCGTGATCCAGGAGGAGACGACCTCCTCGACGC includes the following:
- the galE gene encoding UDP-glucose 4-epimerase GalE produces the protein MADTFLITGSSGYVGSHFVKFFAQAGRRVVGLDLVPPPSLLTPYLASHAVADMADERAVERLCGSNRVTAVIHCAAKCLVGESVERPDLYMDHNFARARKLAEAIERSGVGTFLFSSTAAVYGEPKSTPILDSHPRKPINPYGESKRRFEDHLIEREKTGGLHVGIFRYFNAAGADPGKELGESHDPETHLIPNAIRTALGLRTSFDLFGTDYPTRDGTCERDFIHVWDLADAHLRLVDRMKGGGAGGVYNLGTGRGFTVKEVLDEIDRQAKTKLSRRMRPRRPGDPAVLVADPSKAKKELGWTPKFSDLSTIVSSALSWHRSSGDS
- a CDS encoding FAD-dependent oxidoreductase; this translates as MAGRILILGAGPTGIGAALRLQELKRNDFLVLEASDHAGGLASSFVDEKGFTWDVGGHVQFSHYHRFDQAMEEALGPDGWLYHERRSYVWIEDTFVPYPFQNNIRYLTEASRDRCLAGLEKAARNAKNAKSAKRPKNFREWILTAFGQGIADLFLFPYNFKVWAYPPETLDYQWIGERVSVADVDRVKENIRLRRDDVSWGPNNTFRFPKFGGTGAVWRALVKKIPDGQIRFKTEVTRVDLDRREIELRSGEEISYDHLLSTIPMDELSRLTGEGALMKSARQMIYSTSNIVGVGLKGECPDHLAEKCWMYFPESNCPFYRVTLFSNYSPNNVPDIRRYWSLMTETSESNHKPVSQDRLIEDTIQGLLNTKLIQNRSQVVSTWKFRAAHGYPIPFLKRDGVLKDIQGRLMKKGVYSRGRFGAWKYEVSNQDHSFMQGVEAVNHIVSGKPEVTYNDPAFVNRGTKI
- a CDS encoding glycosyltransferase family 2 protein; translated protein: MASKPGLSLVMPCYNEEACVEEVVSSWITEIQKRLRDFEMVVVNDGSKDRTAEILHRMESRFGELRVLTQENRGHGPALLNGYRSARGEWIFHTDSDNQFVPEDFWKLWGVRDRSPYVMGIRMHRDDPWHRLLLSRTLRWIGFILTGIRVHDINIPFKLIRRDLLGKILLAIPGDTFAPSILLAIGAHRLGVKITEIGVRHLPRKTGQTVLKPWKLAKSCARAFRQLRRFCVEFRPAARAG